Below is a window of Flavobacterium sp. CFS9 DNA.
AAAGCGAAATAGAGAAGGTAACTGTTAGAATTAAGACAAGTACTCCGGGACTAAAATCTATCACTATTCCCGATTGATACATTCCGTTTTTAAACCCCAATAAAAAAACAAAAGCAATCATAAATCCAACAATAGCAAACAAAGCAGCTTGTGTCAGTATTAATTTTCTAATGTATGAATCCGTTGCACCAATTGCTTTTAGAGTTCCATAATCCTTAATTCTGTCAAGTGCTGATGAATACATCGTTAATCCAATGATAAAAAAACCGGCAACAATGGCAAATCCTACTAAAGATCCAGTGCTGGCGCCTAAACCTGTAGAAGCCAAAACACTATTTATTGTTGCTGAGCTCAAGGATGATGCCTGCCATGCTCGTACTCCGTATATCGAATTATTGATCTGGTCTACAACCTCATCTACATCTTCCCCTTTTTTTACATTTACCAATAAGGCACTTATAGCAGTCGAAGGAATATTACTGTAAAACCTGGCTCTGTCGATCGTAGTGTACATTAAATAACCTCCCCAACCTCTTATCCCTTTGGTTTGCAAAGTAATTACCGCTCTTTTCCCGTTGATTTCAAAACAGGTCCCAACATTTGACGAACCTCCAAAATTACTTCGGTCAAAATAATCTGCAGACACTGCTGCCTCCTGTACTAAATCTGAAAGTTCTCCTTGCACAACCTTTGCACGATCCGGACCTGCTTTAAAATAAGGAAATTCACTTCCAATAATATTTACAACAGCACTGGTTCCGTTAGTGAATTTTGCCTTACCATTTGTTACAACCATTGGAAATGCCTCTTTCACTCCCTCCAAACTCTTGATTTCTTTCTCTTTTCTGGTATCTATCAAACTAAGCTGATTGGCATCTGTTGTTTTGTTATCAACCACCCAAATATCAGCTGTTGTATTTTTTACCAACACACTCATTAGTCCTGTCAAAAAATTAAATGTCCCAATTTGTTGTCCGATGAGAAAAGTACTTATTACTATTCCAACCACTACTCCAATACTTTTTGTTTTATCGAAACGAATAAACTTCCAGGCTGTTTTAATACCAAATTTCATACTTAGCTCTTATTTGTTTTCATTTATATTCGGAATCCATATCCCCATATTCACATTTCCGGTACATATAAAGTTACCTACTCTCATGCTTGTTTTTGAGTGTTACTTATTTTGATACCTGAATAACACATTCAATCCGGGAATTAATTAAATACTTCGTCTGGTTGTTCAACAGAATTTTTATTTCCCGTACTCTTCTGTCTTCCTGATCTTCTGCTTTTTCAGAAAAAATAGATTTACGTTTAAGTGCCAACGAGGCGAAAATAACCCTACCAGATCCAATCGTTCTATTGGAACCTATTTGGCGAATAATGGCTTTCTGACCTTTTTTTACTTTATCTGCAAACAACTCGTCGATTTCGCAGGTAGCCACCAAACTACTTTTCGGAATAAAATCTGCAAAAGACTGATTGGGTGACAGTGCAGCTCCTTTCGTTGCATTCATGGTCATAATTTGTCCATCGCCCGGCGCTTTAATCAAATATTGCTGCATCTCCCTGTTTGATACTTCCAGCTCTTGTTTAATTTCCTGAAGTCTGAAGTTTTCAGCCAAAACCTTACTTTGTAATTGTTCCAGATTGGTTTGAAAAATTTTAGTTTCTGTTTCAAGATTATCAACACGCTGCTTGGTTTCCGCACCTTTTTCTTGTAATTTTCTCAGTCGTTCTAATTCAATTTGTTTGTTTGCAACATTTATTTTCTGCTCTTTTAGATTCAATTGTGCGATGTTTATCTCAGCTCTTTGGGTTTGAATTCGACTTTTTATCCGGGCGATTTTAGCATCCTGAACTGAATGATCCAATTCGATAATTACATCATTTTTCACAATTTTATCATTTTCCTTTTTATGGATAGCCCGAACAACTCCTCCGACTTCTGTTGCCAATAAAGACAATTTCTCATCCGGTTCAATGCGCCCGATTCCAACAATAGCTGATGAAAGAACTTCTTTAGCAAAACCTGTCTGATCCTTTTTTATTTCTTCTTTTTTACTACAGCTAAAAAAAAGAAGGGCTGTTATAGAAACTAAAATATATTTCATTCTTTATAATTTGATTAATTGATTCGTTATAGATGCTGTATTCTCGTTTTCAGTCGCAATTCCGCTATCTACATAAATAATTCTGTCTGCAAACTTCTTAAGCCGCATATCATGTGTAACCACAATTACACTTTTTCCATTTTGAGCCAGTTCTTTTAGTTCCTCCATTACTAAACCAACACTTTTTACATCTAATGCAGCCGTTGGTTCATCACAAAGTACAATTGGCGGATTGGTTACCAATGCTCGCGCAATCGAAACTCTTTGTTGTTGGCCTCCACTTAGCATTTTGGGTAAATTTTTCATTCTATCTTTCATTCCCACTAATTCAAGCGCTTTTTCTGCTTTTTCCTTAGCTACAGGCTCGCTTACCTTCATAAGCTGCAACGGCATCATTACATTTTCTAAAGAATTAAGCGGTGCCAAAAGATTAAAACTTTGAAATACAAAACCTATTTTATTCAATCTCAAAGCCGATAATTCCTTAGCAGAAAGCGCATTTACATGTTGCCCATCTATAAAAACATCTCCTTTTGTTGGGTAAATAACACAGCCTAAGAGGGATAACAATGTAGTCTTCCCTGAACCGGAAGGGCCGATTATTAAGGTAAGCTCCCGGGTTCGAAACTGAATTGTGGTTGCTTCTAAAGCCGTAATCAATGTATCACCGGTTTGATACTCCTTGCAAGCCCCCTTTAACTCTGCAATCACTTTTTTTTCAGAATTTATCTCTTCCATAATTTTATATCTTGATTTAAGTTTGCCTGGTAATGCTAGTCATTTTATAAAAGACCGGCTCTTTTAAATTAAAATTTCAAAAATCTTTAGTAAAGATTTATTTTAATTGTAGCGTCATTATTTAAGATATAAACAGAACAATCCTGAAATGTTGGTGCGCCGCCATCCGGTATAAAATTAGTACTGTTCCCTACAGGCTCTTTAGGCATTCCCAACCAGTTACTGTTTAGTTTTCCATTATTATCCAAATCCTGATAAACCGTAATTGCGTAAGTCCCTCTTGGCAAATCAATTTGAAACTTCATCGTTTCCTGATTCACTTTTTGAACTTTGGTAAAACAGGCTCGCTTGAGAAAATTTTCTTTTTTATCATATACATTTAGTACAACAGTCCCTTTGCCTTTTTGAACATTGTGGACATCAACATTCGTTTTTATCTGTTGTGCATTAGTAAAATACGATACTCCCAATAGAAGAATGCTTAGAATAGATTTTTTCATTTTGTCTTTAATTTTATAATTTTTAATATAATTCTCTTTTCGCGCTTATTTCCCAAAACGATAACTGAGCATCACTTTCACATAAGGCGTTTCTTTTGCTTTATAATTGCTAATGGTGTCATTATTAGAATTAAAAAGTGTGTATTTGTTGGCAAATCCTAAACCTCCCTGCAGTTGCAGCCAAAAACCATCAAAAAGACGTTGATTAATTTGCAGACCGCCATGGATTGCCGAAAACTGAGCATAATCGATCTCTTCTCCCTGATCATTCTTGTAGTTTTGTAAATTGTGAAGCGTCCAGTCAATCGAGCCGGCCAGACCCACTTGAGTATTATTACCCAGATTTCTAAAAACATTTACCCTTGGCCAGTATATTTGAGCAAGCCACTTACCATTATTGCTCTTATAATCGAGAGATACTGCAGGTGTTATTAAAAACTTGCCAAAAGCATACATAACATGAGGACCAATTCCGATTTCGAGATTTGACTTTTCTCCAAACTTTCTCGAAACTCCAAAAATCCCATCGAATACCATATCGTTCATCGAAAACGAACTTTTAAAGTCAGAACCAATTGTAGGTATCAAAACTCCAAAAGCAGCCCATCTTTTTCCAAAGGGATGGCGCACCACAATGGTAGGTTTGATTTCGTTTATCTTCTTGATGTAATTCGGACTAATTTCAATATCTCTGTCAAACGTAAAATCTAAAACACGGTAGTTAACCGTTCCGAGAATACGTGTTTTTCCAATTTTAAAAGAGGGTATTGGCAACCAGAAATCGTAAGTATTGTATTTGAATTTATTCCCGTAGTACGGATCTACAGCAGACAAATTCTTAAAGTTAGTTCTCCCATGCACAGTAATGCTCATCCCGGCACCATCTGTTATTAATTGAGCGTAAAACCTATTTGGAAGACAAAAAAATAAGGTTAGTAAAACGAATGACAGTACTTTTTTCAAAATAACATTTATTAAATTTAAACACACAAGCTGTATCAGCCCTCTAAGATTTTCTTAGGGCAAAGGTGCAGTTAAAACAATAATGGTTACTAGGATTTAGTTTGCCGTTACTCGGACAAATCGTGCTTAAGTGAATTTCGGTACTGAGAAGGAGTCGTACCTGTTATTTTTTTGAAAAGGCGTCCAAAATAAGAAGGATCCTCGTAATTCAATGCAAAAGCAATTTCTGAAATATCTTTAGTCAAATCCTGCAAAAGTATCTGGCTTTGCAGAATACTCACATTGTTGATCCACTCTTTTGGAGCTATTCCGGTGGTTTGCTTGATACATCTATTGAGATAATTTACAGAGATTTTTAATTTATCAGCATAAAAGGTCACTGACTTATTCTCTGTATGATATTTATAAACCAGCTCTTTAAAAGAAAAAGTGATCTCATTGTTGCGATGTATTGTTTTATTCAGTTCTTTATTCGAAAAAATAATTTTCTGAAAAGCCGCCTGCATGATCGAATAACAAATTTCAATATTGGAATTTTCACTACGAAATTCCTCACTTAACAAACCAAACAAAGAATTAAGCCATATACTGGTCTCTTTAGGCAGTTTAAGAACCGAATTGGCGGCAAAAATCTGTATCAGCTCCTGTTTCGACAAAATATGATTCAGAACACTCTCCTCAAATAAAATAAAATGTCCCGTTATCATCTGATCAATTTCTTTCATTGCGGTAATATGTCCCTGTTTTACAAACAAAACATCATTTTCATTTATGGAAATCACTTCTTTGTCGACTTGCTGTTTGGCATAACCTCTGGTAACATGAACCATAAAATTATAATCAGGCCTAAAAAGCGGGGTTGGAATCTGGATATACTCGGTTGTAGTATTTAAATCGTATATCTGTAAGGGAGATTTTAAGAAATCAAAGTCGAGAGAAGCATCAGACATAAATTGCTTTGGAAATTCTTCTGATGAAATAATTTTAATACTCTTACTCATACTTAAAACTTAGATATTGAGCTGCAAACATAAGAAATGGTTCGATTACATCTGTAGAATACAACCAATTAAAATTACCCCCCGCTCTACGAAGTGTATCTCAAAAGTGCTGCGCAAATGTCTCTGACTTTGTGCCCACTCTACGTAGTTTCTATCCCCACTCTACAAAGTGTACCTCACAAGCACTGTGCAAATGTAGATTAACTGCCCCCTTGTGTCGCTATCAAATAGGATCAAACCATTCTTTTCGCTGAGCTACCGCTACTAAATGTTTTATTGTAAGTGCCGGCTTTAAAGGATATTCCACTTTATCAAAAAATAATCGAATAAAAATCAAACTCCTCCAAGAATACTCCGGATATATAAAATACTTATTAACGATAAAATTTGAATAATCAATATTATATTTTTTAAAAAACGTTTGCATTAAATTTTCAGCATCTAAGTCAAATATCTTATATCTCTCACTCCCTATATTTGTATCTAAATCTATATTTCTTATACCAGTAGATAATTTAAAGAAATTTACTATTTCCGTTTCTAATTGTTCCATCTTTTTAAGGTTTAAATCCATTATAAAGTATATTATCCCTGCTCTACGAAGCGTATCTCACCAGCGCTGCGCAAATGTCTCTGACTTTGCGCCAACTTGCAATATCTAATTTAAAACATATAAGTAATAAAGTCTCAGACTTTAAAACTAAATTTCTTAGATGTAATTTCTAGAAAAGAAAAGATTTAAAACAGTATTAAAAAATAACGGTAAAAAGTCAGGAGACTTTTATAAACTGTAATAATTCACAAGTGCAAAAAAAAACGCAAAGTCAGAGACATTTGCGCAGCTTTGGATTATGATCAGGATCTGAATTTTGATGCTAGTCTTTGCTCTTAAATTTGCCGTTACTATCCGCTGTTTTAAAATCCATCTTTATCCTTTTTTGTCACAAAAATTAAGATTATTAATTTTCTGTTTTTATCAAAAGCGGATTATTACTTTTGATAAAAACAGAATTATATTGCTGATTAAAAAACCAGAAAATGTTTTAGAAATCCAGCTTAAAGAATTAGTCCTCCGCTTTTTTCAAATTGTCGTCCGGAATTCGATCAATCAAATAGTTGTAGGGATCGATACCTCCCCGCTCTACAAAGTTTCTATCCCCTCGCCGAGAATTGTTCTATTTTATCAGGTGAACAAATTTTTTATATTTTTAAATTTGTTACAAAAACGGTAACAAATTCCCGCTCTACGAAGCGTATCTCACCAGCGCTGCGCAAATGTCTCTGACTTTGCGCCAACTTGCAATATCTAATTTAAAACATATAAGTAATAAAGTCTCAGACTTTAAAATTAAATTTCTTAGATGCAATTTCTAGAAAAGAAAAGATTTAAAACAGTATTAAAAAATAACGGTAAAAAGTCAGGAGACTTTTATAAACTGTAATAATTCACAAGTGCAAAAAAAAGCGCAAAGTCAGAGACATTTGCGCAGCTTTGGATTATGATCAGGATCTGAATTTTGATGCTAGTCTTTGCTCTTAAATTTGCCGTTACTATCCGCTGTTTTAAAATCCATCTTTATCCTTTTTTGTCACAAAAATTAAGATTATTAATTTTCTGTTTTTATCAAAAGCGGATTATTACTTTTGATAAAAACAGAATTATATTGCTGATTAAAAAACCAGAAAATGTTTTAGAAATCCGCTTAAAGAATTAGTCCTCCGCTTTTTTCAAATTGTCGTCCGGAATTCGATCAATCAAATAGTTGTAGGGATCGATACCAGCTTCAAAAGGTTTCTCTTTAGTCTTGAAAACGTACACATTATTCTTTTTTGTTATTTTCAGTCTTTTGTAAACCAAAACCTTACCCAAGCCAGAATCATCTTTTGGTTCTGCAAAAACAGCAATATCAATATAATCAGCAATAGGTACCTGGGTTTCTTTTCCAAGTGCATCCGACCTGAATTTTTCTGAAGTCGTTTTTAACGTGATTTCGTACTCAGCGCCTACTTTTTTATACTTAGCTTCCAGCATTCGGTTTGAAAACAATGTGATGTTCTCGAACATATCCGAAATCAAATACTGCAAACTATCCGGAGTCACTTTGCGTAATTCGTTTACTACGTCTATCGAAGTTGGAAATGGCGGTTTTTTATAGGCATAAGTATCAACCAAATTTTTCAAAGCTTGATTTACCTTTTTCTCCCCGATCATTTCTTTTAGATAATACATGACCACACTTGCTTTTTCATAATGAATGTATTGCTGATGCTCGGTTTTCATCAAAGGCTGTTCTCCTTCAAGCTCAGAACTACGGCCTCTTAAATAATGATCCATCTCATACTTCAGGAATTTTTTCATTTTGTCTTTTCCATACTCTTTTTCCATGACCATCAAAGCAGAATATTGTGCGAAACCTTCACTAAACATTTCGCTTCCCTGCATATTGGCACCGCAAACCTGATGCGCCCAATACTGATGTGCCATTTCGTGTGCCGTAACATAATAAACCTGGTCAATATCATCTTTTTTAACTTTACTTAAATCAATGATAAAACCGATACCTTCACTAAAAGGCATAGTACCCGGAAAAGCTTGTGCAAAACTTTCATATCTTGGAAACTCAATAATTCTGCATTGTTTATGGTAGTATGGCCCAAAGTTTTTAGTGTAATATTCTAATGATTTCTCTATGCTTTTGAGCATATTAGGAACGTTATAAGCATGTTCCTTGTCGTAATAAACTTCCAGATCTATACCATTCCATTTTTTACGGGCTATTTCATATTTTGCAGAAATAAAGGAATAAAAATTCAATGATTTTTGATCCAATTTGTAATTGAAATACTTTCTTCCGTTAGCTTCCCAGGTTTTTAATAGTGAGCCCGGGGCAATAGCAGTTTGGTTCGGTGCTGTGCTTATCGTTGTATTCACCTCAACCCAATCCGAGTCATTACCAAGGTATGTGTTTCCTCTATCCAAAAGATTGTTCTCATTCAGTTTTGGCATTATTTCTCTCTTTGGCAAATTCAGTTTGATTCGTTCGTTTTTATCTGAAATCTCCATATTGCGATTGTATCCCAAAGATGGTACAATATCTAAATTATTGAAGAAAGTCCCGTTTTGTGTCAGTTGTGTAAAAGTCACTTCATTTTCGAATCCTTTTGTCAATTTCCATAAATCGATAGTAATCTTAATAGAATCATTGGGCAATAAAGGTTTGTTTAATGCATAAATCTGATAATTTAAGCGGGAATCTTTTAGTTTCACTTTTGCTCCGGCGATACTCATTTTTATACTATCGGATAGTTGTGGCATTGTAAAATGGAGTTCTCGTATAGCTACAGTAGATTTGTTTTTCGCCCAAGCTTCTATTTTTGCAGTCATGTCTCGTTTTTCCGGCACAAGGTCAATAGTGTAATTGAATTTATAAAAACGAGGCTGTACCAGATGTTCAAACTTTTTATACTTTTTCTCATACTCCACTTGTTTGTTCTCCTCTTCTTTTGAAGAATCGTAAGTGTTTAAAACTTTGGTATTGTAATAAACAAAACTACCGCAAAGTGCAAATGCAATCAAACTAATGGCTATTGAAATCTTATTTTTTCTAAGTTGTTTTTTTGCATTTACCCATCTGTATTTAAATTGCTGTTCTTTACCACGAACATAAAATGCGTTAATGACAAAACACAAAATCAAACAAAACAGCGTCCAGTATATATTGAACCAAATGGCAGAGGTTACAAAAGGACCAAATCCATTCATGTCTGAGTAAGTAATAGCAGGTGTGTTGCCAAAATTCAACATATTGCTATTAATTTTAAGTACCCCCCAAATGAAATCATTAACGATAATAAAAGTGACAAAAGCAAAATAAGCAATATATCGGTTGTTGATTAAATAATGGAACAACAAAGAAATTACCGCCATAAAAGAATAGCTCAGTAAAGACACTACCATTATTGATTTTAGGTAAACATCTAATTTGTAATTGTAGTATCCATAAGCCGTTTGTGACACAATCCCAACAATTATTGTAAAAGCCAAAACAATGGCCATAGCAATAATAAGAGCCATCAATTTAGAGGAGAATAAAACACCTGTTCGGATTGGTGTGGCATCT
It encodes the following:
- a CDS encoding ABC transporter permease, encoding MKFGIKTAWKFIRFDKTKSIGVVVGIVISTFLIGQQIGTFNFLTGLMSVLVKNTTADIWVVDNKTTDANQLSLIDTRKEKEIKSLEGVKEAFPMVVTNGKAKFTNGTSAVVNIIGSEFPYFKAGPDRAKVVQGELSDLVQEAAVSADYFDRSNFGGSSNVGTCFEINGKRAVITLQTKGIRGWGGYLMYTTIDRARFYSNIPSTAISALLVNVKKGEDVDEVVDQINNSIYGVRAWQASSLSSATINSVLASTGLGASTGSLVGFAIVAGFFIIGLTMYSSALDRIKDYGTLKAIGATDSYIRKLILTQAALFAIVGFMIAFVFLLGFKNGMYQSGIVIDFSPGVLVLILTVTFSISLFGAVFAIRRIKNVEPASVFRG
- a CDS encoding HlyD family secretion protein, whose translation is MKYILVSITALLFFSCSKKEEIKKDQTGFAKEVLSSAIVGIGRIEPDEKLSLLATEVGGVVRAIHKKENDKIVKNDVIIELDHSVQDAKIARIKSRIQTQRAEINIAQLNLKEQKINVANKQIELERLRKLQEKGAETKQRVDNLETETKIFQTNLEQLQSKVLAENFRLQEIKQELEVSNREMQQYLIKAPGDGQIMTMNATKGAALSPNQSFADFIPKSSLVATCEIDELFADKVKKGQKAIIRQIGSNRTIGSGRVIFASLALKRKSIFSEKAEDQEDRRVREIKILLNNQTKYLINSRIECVIQVSK
- a CDS encoding ABC transporter ATP-binding protein, translating into MEEINSEKKVIAELKGACKEYQTGDTLITALEATTIQFRTRELTLIIGPSGSGKTTLLSLLGCVIYPTKGDVFIDGQHVNALSAKELSALRLNKIGFVFQSFNLLAPLNSLENVMMPLQLMKVSEPVAKEKAEKALELVGMKDRMKNLPKMLSGGQQQRVSIARALVTNPPIVLCDEPTAALDVKSVGLVMEELKELAQNGKSVIVVTHDMRLKKFADRIIYVDSGIATENENTASITNQLIKL
- a CDS encoding DUF2141 domain-containing protein, yielding MKKSILSILLLGVSYFTNAQQIKTNVDVHNVQKGKGTVVLNVYDKKENFLKRACFTKVQKVNQETMKFQIDLPRGTYAITVYQDLDNNGKLNSNWLGMPKEPVGNSTNFIPDGGAPTFQDCSVYILNNDATIKINLY
- a CDS encoding DUF6268 family outer membrane beta-barrel protein, producing MKKVLSFVLLTLFFCLPNRFYAQLITDGAGMSITVHGRTNFKNLSAVDPYYGNKFKYNTYDFWLPIPSFKIGKTRILGTVNYRVLDFTFDRDIEISPNYIKKINEIKPTIVVRHPFGKRWAAFGVLIPTIGSDFKSSFSMNDMVFDGIFGVSRKFGEKSNLEIGIGPHVMYAFGKFLITPAVSLDYKSNNGKWLAQIYWPRVNVFRNLGNNTQVGLAGSIDWTLHNLQNYKNDQGEEIDYAQFSAIHGGLQINQRLFDGFWLQLQGGLGFANKYTLFNSNNDTISNYKAKETPYVKVMLSYRFGK
- a CDS encoding helix-turn-helix domain-containing protein translates to MSKSIKIISSEEFPKQFMSDASLDFDFLKSPLQIYDLNTTTEYIQIPTPLFRPDYNFMVHVTRGYAKQQVDKEVISINENDVLFVKQGHITAMKEIDQMITGHFILFEESVLNHILSKQELIQIFAANSVLKLPKETSIWLNSLFGLLSEEFRSENSNIEICYSIMQAAFQKIIFSNKELNKTIHRNNEITFSFKELVYKYHTENKSVTFYADKLKISVNYLNRCIKQTTGIAPKEWINNVSILQSQILLQDLTKDISEIAFALNYEDPSYFGRLFKKITGTTPSQYRNSLKHDLSE
- a CDS encoding DUF1493 family protein, encoding MEQLETEIVNFFKLSTGIRNIDLDTNIGSERYKIFDLDAENLMQTFFKKYNIDYSNFIVNKYFIYPEYSWRSLIFIRLFFDKVEYPLKPALTIKHLVAVAQRKEWFDPI
- a CDS encoding M1 family aminopeptidase, giving the protein MWKFIRYELKYWLQTPMIWIFLLINTVIVFFAVGSEQVTIGGSIGNIHKNAPFVIERFYGLISVICLLMTTAFMNATANRDFQSGMYQFIFSSPIKKRDYYFGKFIGAAIVSVIPLLGVSLGALIAPVLAPIFNMCPPERFGEIIWSGHLQGLLVFGIPNVIISGVLLFVLAIIFRSNIISFIGSMLILVFYVVSSGFTKDIHKEWLANLLDPFGLRPFNIMTKYVTVAEKNLNAVSLHGDLLTNRLIWIGISLVILVAVYFKFSFNAKKEKKKESKKSKVSEPPVVVSNVVFETPKASTFSIHTFWSLVKFETKSIVKNPTFIIIMAIGIINLIAGLTSFTGNYGTAQYPVTYNVIDTIKGAFGIFMIGFITFYTGVLVWKERDAKINEIQDATPIRTGVLFSSKLMALIIAMAIVLAFTIIVGIVSQTAYGYYNYKLDVYLKSIMVVSLLSYSFMAVISLLFHYLINNRYIAYFAFVTFIIVNDFIWGVLKINSNMLNFGNTPAITYSDMNGFGPFVTSAIWFNIYWTLFCLILCFVINAFYVRGKEQQFKYRWVNAKKQLRKNKISIAISLIAFALCGSFVYYNTKVLNTYDSSKEEENKQVEYEKKYKKFEHLVQPRFYKFNYTIDLVPEKRDMTAKIEAWAKNKSTVAIRELHFTMPQLSDSIKMSIAGAKVKLKDSRLNYQIYALNKPLLPNDSIKITIDLWKLTKGFENEVTFTQLTQNGTFFNNLDIVPSLGYNRNMEISDKNERIKLNLPKREIMPKLNENNLLDRGNTYLGNDSDWVEVNTTISTAPNQTAIAPGSLLKTWEANGRKYFNYKLDQKSLNFYSFISAKYEIARKKWNGIDLEVYYDKEHAYNVPNMLKSIEKSLEYYTKNFGPYYHKQCRIIEFPRYESFAQAFPGTMPFSEGIGFIIDLSKVKKDDIDQVYYVTAHEMAHQYWAHQVCGANMQGSEMFSEGFAQYSALMVMEKEYGKDKMKKFLKYEMDHYLRGRSSELEGEQPLMKTEHQQYIHYEKASVVMYYLKEMIGEKKVNQALKNLVDTYAYKKPPFPTSIDVVNELRKVTPDSLQYLISDMFENITLFSNRMLEAKYKKVGAEYEITLKTTSEKFRSDALGKETQVPIADYIDIAVFAEPKDDSGLGKVLVYKRLKITKKNNVYVFKTKEKPFEAGIDPYNYLIDRIPDDNLKKAED